In one Nicotiana tomentosiformis chromosome 6, ASM39032v3, whole genome shotgun sequence genomic region, the following are encoded:
- the LOC104117973 gene encoding protein RADIALIS-like 3 translates to MSASTSVVWSREEERAFESAIAMQHSIEDSKEQWQKIALIVPNKTIEELKQHYQLLVDDVTATDAGYVPIPNCTFSSTNESIRGYGNELAGTTHYSNAQGGKGGCRTQ, encoded by the exons ATGTCAGCCTCAACTTCAGTCGTGTGGAGCAGAGAGGAAGAAAGAGCCTTTGAGAGTGCCATTGCCATGCAACACTCTATTGAAGACTCCAAAGAACAATGGCAAAAGATTGCTTTGATTGTCCCAAATAAAACCATTGAAGAACTGAAGCAACATTACCAACTGCTAGTTGATGATGTTACTGCCACTGACGCTGGCTATGTTCCAATCCCCAACTGCACTTTCTCCTCAACCAATGAAAGCATCCGTGGCTATGGAAATGAGTTAGCAGGCACGACCCATTACTCAAATGCCCAAGGAGGGAAAGGAGGTTGCAG GACGCAATAA
- the LOC104117972 gene encoding DNA mismatch repair protein MSH2, whose translation MNENLEEQSKLPELKLDAKQAQGFLSFFKTLPKDPRAVRLFDRRDYYTSHGDDATFIAKTYYHTTTALRQLGNRADALSSVSVSRNMFETIARDILLERMDRTLELYEGSGSNWRLVKSGTPGNLGSFEDILFANNEMQDSPVIAALAPNFGQNGCEVGLGYVDITKRVLGLTEFLDDSHFTNLESALVALGCRECLVPAETGKSSEYRPMFDAISRCGVMVTERKKTEFKGRDLVQDLGRLVKGSVEPVRDLVSGFECASGALGCILSYAELLADESNYGNYTVKQYNLNSYMRLDSAAMRALNVMESKSDANKNFSLFGLMNRTCTAGMGKRLLHMWLKQPLLDVEEINCRLDLVQSFVEDAALRQDLRQHLKRISDIERLTHNLERKRASLVHVVKLYQSSIRVPYIKSVLERHDGQFATLIRERYIDSLEKWSDDNHLNKFIGLVETSVDLDQLENGEYMISSAYDPNLSALKDEQETLERQIHNLHKQTANDLDLPIDKSLKLDKETQFGHVFRITKKEEPKVRKQLNSHYIVLETRKDGVKFTNTKLKKLGDQFQKIVEEYKSCQKELVARVVQTAASFSEVFAGIAGVLAELDVLLSFADLAASCPTPYTRPNISPPDTGDIILEGCRHPCVEAQDWVNFIPNDCRLVRGESWFQIITGPNMGGKSTYIRQVGVNVLMAQVGSFVPCDNATISIRDCIFARVGAGDCQLRGVSTFMQEMLETASILKGATDRSLIIIDELGRGTSTYDGFGLAWAICEHIVEEIKAPTLFATHFHELTALANKNGDNGHKKNAGIANFHVFAHIDPSNRKLTMLYKVHPGACDQSFGIHVAEFANFPPSVVALAREKASELEDFSPIAIIPNDIKEAASKRKREFDRHDVSRGTARARQFLQDFAQLPLDKMDPNVVRQKLSKMKTDLERDAVDSHWLQQFF comes from the exons atgaatgaaaatttgGAGGAACAGAGCAAGCTTCCCGAGCTTAAACTGG ATGCTAAGCAAGCTCAAGGATTTCTCTCATTCTTCAAAACCCTGCCCAAG gacCCTAGGGCAGTTCGCCTCTTTGATCGTCGG GACTATTATACATCTCATGGAGATGATGCAACTTTCATTGCAAAGACATATTACCACACAACAACTGCGTTACGACAGTTGGGTAATAGAGCTGATGCCCTTTCCAGTGTTAGTGTGAGTAGAAACATGTTTGAAACAATAGCTCGTGACATTCTCTTGGAGAGAATGGACCGTACTCTTGAACTATATGAGGGCAGTGGTTCAAACTGGAGACTGGTAAAAAGTGGAACCCCAGGGAATCTTGGAAGTTTTGAGGATATTCTGTTTGCTAATAATGAAATGCAAGATTCTCCGGTGATTGCTGCTCTTGCTCCAAACTTCGGTCAGAATGGATGTGAAGTTGGCTTAGGCTATGTTGATATTACTAAGAGAGTCCTTGGTTTAACAGAATTTCTAGATGATAGCCACTTCACAAATTTGGAGTCTGCTTTGGTTGCTCTTGGTTGCAGAGAATGTCTTGTACCAGCGGAGACTGGCAAATCCAGTGAATACAGGCCTATGTTTGATGCAATATCTAGATGCGGCGTGAtggtaactgaaagaaagaaaacTGAATTTAAAGGGAGAGATTTGGTACAGGATCTTGGTAGGCTCGTCAAGGGTTCAGTAGAACCTGTTCGAGATTTGGTCTCTGGTTTCGAATGTGCATCAGGCGCTTTGGGGTGCATACTTTCTTATGCAGAACTACTTGCAGATGAGAGCAACTATGGAAACTATACAGTCAAACAATACAACCTCAATAGTTACATGAGATTAGATTCTGCTGCTATGAGAGCACTGAATGTTATGGAGAGCAAATCAGATGCTAATAAAAATTTTAGCTTGTTCGGTCTGATGAATAGAACGTGTACTGCTGGAATGGGTAAAAGGTTATTGCACATGTGGCTCAAACAGCCTTTACTAGATGTAGAAGAGATTAACTGTAGGCTGGATTTAGTTCAATCATTCGTGGAGGATGCTGCGCTTCGccaagatttgaggcagcatcTGAAAAGAATTTCAGATATTGAGCGGCTGACACACAATCTTGAGAGGAAAAGAGCCAGTTTAGTGCACGTTGTAAAACTCTATCAG TCAAGTATCAGAGTACCATATATCAAAAGTGTTTTGGAACGTCATGATGGGCAATTTGCAACACTCATCAGGGAAAGGTATATTGATTCTCTAGAGAAATGGAGTGATGATAATCACCTGAATAAGTTCATAGGTCTTGTGGAAACTTCTGTTGACCTTGATCAACTTGAGAATGGAGAATACATGATTTCTTCTGCATATGACCCAAATTTATCTGCTCTGAAGGATGAGCAAGAGACATTGGAGCGACAAATTCATAATTTGCACAAACAAACTGCCAATGATCTTGATCTACCTATTGATAAGTCACTTAAACTAGATAAAGAAACACAATTTGGACACGTCTTCAGAATTACCAAGAAAGAAGAACCAAAAGTCAGGAAGCAGCTAAATTCTCACTACATTGTTCTCGAAACACGTAAGGATGGGGTAAAGTTCACCAATACAAAACTCAAAAAACTAGGAGATCAGTTCCAGAAGATTGTAGAGGAGTACAAAAGCTGTCAGAAAGAATTGGTAGCTCGTGTAGTTCAAACAGCTGCGAGTTTCTCCGAG GTGTTTGCAGGTATAGCTGGTGTACTTGCTGAGTTGGATGTGTTACTGAGTTTTGCGGATTTGGCTGCCAGTTGCCCAACTCCCTACACAAGACCAAATATCAGTCCACCA GATACAGGAGATATTATACTTGAAGGGTGTAGGCATCCTTGTGTGGAAGCTCAAGATTGGGTTAACTTCATTCCTAATGACTGTAGACTA GTTAGGGGAGAGAGTTGGTTTCAGATTATCACAGGCCCTAACATGGGTGGAAAGTCGACCTACATTCGGCAG GTTGGTGTGAATGTCCTGATGGCCCAAGTTGGCTCGTTTGTTCCATGTGACAATGCTACCATTTCTATTCGTGATTGTATTTTTGCTCGTGTTGGCGCTGGAGATTGCCAG CTGAGAGGAGTTTCTACTTTTATGCAAGAGATGCTTGAGACTGCATCGATCTTGAAAGGAGCTACTGATAGATCATTGATTATAATTGATGAGTTGGGCCGTGGGACATCAACCTACGATGGCTTTG GTTTAGCTTGGGCTATTTGTGAGCACATTGTTGAAGAAATTAAAGCACCAACATTGTTTGCCACTCACTTTCATGAGCTGACTGCATTAGCCAACAAGAATGGAGACAATGGACATAAGAAAAATGCTGGGATAGCAAATTTTCATGTTTTTGCACACATTGACCCTTCTAATCGCAAGCTAACTATGCTTTACAAG GTTCACCCAGGTGCTTGTGATCAGAGTTTTGGTATTCATGTTGCTGAATTTGCAAATTTTCCACCGAGTGTTGTGGCCCTGGCTAGAGAAAAGGCATCTGAGTTGGAGGATTTCTCTCCTATTGCCATAATTCCAAATGACATTAAAGAG GCAGCTTCAAAACGGAAGAGAGAATTTGACCGCCATGACGTGTCTAGAGGTACTGCCAGAGCTCGGCAATTCTTACAGGATTTCGCTCAGTTGCCACTGGATAAGATGGATCCAAACGTGGTCAGGCAAAAGTTGAGCAAAATGAAAACCGACCTGGAGAGGGATGCAGTTGACTCTCACTGGCTTCAGCAATTCTTTTAA
- the LOC104102210 gene encoding transcription factor TCP12-like isoform X2, translating into MYPPSNSCNYSPIFNIPSPCMQYGDELFFQYYPDHFLQQQQVPLIEDQSVDILADCTENVTNEETVINTDTVKVLYDTGAVTNSQCWGGNEEVEEGRENKRNDMRSTISIIHVRKNKKCSNKDRHSKINTARGLRDRRMRLSLDAARKFFSLQDMLGFDKASKTVEWLLIKSESEIEELAKGNKGGGIPKQSCSTTNGIGAISTAISSISECEVISGTDESFSITYKKKLKTAKGASKKTAKTARRAAFDRLITRETRNQARARARERTKIKKSLGKSKENSADYCNLVDNYGDWSQFSIFNYQKNAVGISHDQQFTDFQFCGNKLWEV; encoded by the exons atgTATCCGCCAAGCAACAGCTGCAACTACAGCCCCATTTTCAACATCCCTTCTCCTTGTATGCAATATGGAGACGAACTATTCTTCCAATATTATCCTGACCATTTCCTTCAACAGCAACAAGTGCCTTTGATAGAAGATCAGAGTGTTGACATCTTAGCTGATTGCACTGAGAATGTTACTAACGAAGAAACTGTCATCAATACTGATACTGTAAAAGTTCTTTATGACACAGGAGCTGTTACAAACAGTCAGTGTTGGGGAGGAAATGAAGAAGTAGAAGAAGGCCGCGAAAACAAAAGAAATGACATGAGAAGCACCATTAGTATTATTCATGTACGGAAAAACAAGAAATGTTCCAATAAAGATCGACATAGCAAGATTAACACTGCTCGTGGCCTCAGAGACCGAAGGATGAGACTTTCCCTTGATGCAGCTCGCAAGTTTTTCAGTTTACAAGACATGTTGGGGTTCGATAAGGCAAGTAAAACTGTAGAATGGTTGCTTATCAAATCGGAGTCTGAAATCGAAGAGCTAGCCAAAGGCAATAAAGGAGGAGGCATTCCTAAACAAAGCTGCAGTACTACTAATGGAATTGGTGCAATTAGTACTGCAATATCCTCtatttctgagtgtgaggttatATCAGGAACTGATGAATCTTTCTCTATTACTTATAAAAAGAAGCTGAAAACTGCTAAAGGAGCCTCGAAAAAGACGGCTAAAACTGCTCGTAGAGCTGCATTTGATCGTCTTATTACAAGGGAAACGAGGAATCAAGCAAGGGCTAGGGCTAGAGAgagaacaaaaataaagaaaagcctCGGTAAATCCAAAGAGAACAGTGCTGATTACTGTAATTTGGTGGATAATTATGGAGATTGGAGTCAATTTAGTATCTTCAACTATCAGAAAAATGCAGTTGGAATTTCCCATGATCAG CAATTTACAGACTTCCAATTTTGTGGGAATAAGCTGTGGGAAGTGTAG
- the LOC104102210 gene encoding transcription factor CYCLOIDEA-like isoform X1, which yields MYPPSNSCNYSPIFNIPSPCMQYGDELFFQYYPDHFLQQQQVPLIEDQSVDILADCTENVTNEETVINTDTVKVLYDTGAVTNSQCWGGNEEVEEGRENKRNDMRSTISIIHVRKNKKCSNKDRHSKINTARGLRDRRMRLSLDAARKFFSLQDMLGFDKASKTVEWLLIKSESEIEELAKGNKGGGIPKQSCSTTNGIGAISTAISSISECEVISGTDESFSITYKKKLKTAKGASKKTAKTARRAAFDRLITRETRNQARARARERTKIKKSLGKSKENSADYCNLVDNYGDWSQFSIFNYQKNAVGISHDQQQFTDFQFCGNKLWEV from the exons atgTATCCGCCAAGCAACAGCTGCAACTACAGCCCCATTTTCAACATCCCTTCTCCTTGTATGCAATATGGAGACGAACTATTCTTCCAATATTATCCTGACCATTTCCTTCAACAGCAACAAGTGCCTTTGATAGAAGATCAGAGTGTTGACATCTTAGCTGATTGCACTGAGAATGTTACTAACGAAGAAACTGTCATCAATACTGATACTGTAAAAGTTCTTTATGACACAGGAGCTGTTACAAACAGTCAGTGTTGGGGAGGAAATGAAGAAGTAGAAGAAGGCCGCGAAAACAAAAGAAATGACATGAGAAGCACCATTAGTATTATTCATGTACGGAAAAACAAGAAATGTTCCAATAAAGATCGACATAGCAAGATTAACACTGCTCGTGGCCTCAGAGACCGAAGGATGAGACTTTCCCTTGATGCAGCTCGCAAGTTTTTCAGTTTACAAGACATGTTGGGGTTCGATAAGGCAAGTAAAACTGTAGAATGGTTGCTTATCAAATCGGAGTCTGAAATCGAAGAGCTAGCCAAAGGCAATAAAGGAGGAGGCATTCCTAAACAAAGCTGCAGTACTACTAATGGAATTGGTGCAATTAGTACTGCAATATCCTCtatttctgagtgtgaggttatATCAGGAACTGATGAATCTTTCTCTATTACTTATAAAAAGAAGCTGAAAACTGCTAAAGGAGCCTCGAAAAAGACGGCTAAAACTGCTCGTAGAGCTGCATTTGATCGTCTTATTACAAGGGAAACGAGGAATCAAGCAAGGGCTAGGGCTAGAGAgagaacaaaaataaagaaaagcctCGGTAAATCCAAAGAGAACAGTGCTGATTACTGTAATTTGGTGGATAATTATGGAGATTGGAGTCAATTTAGTATCTTCAACTATCAGAAAAATGCAGTTGGAATTTCCCATGATCAG CAGCAATTTACAGACTTCCAATTTTGTGGGAATAAGCTGTGGGAAGTGTAG